Proteins found in one Mesorhizobium sp. CAU 1732 genomic segment:
- a CDS encoding DUF982 domain-containing protein — protein MQSGIALTARSSNSPHARALTTFADIQRVILLKLRRRMKLPGRQFVEEHRRRTTLMDAAQFRLPVRIVVAPDESVREIYSAEEALEFLMIWPHQDGPIYERAMNACFSATVDEDARAEAERCFLGFARASGILARDMIRDVLNFEGENLHLPT, from the coding sequence GTGCAAAGTGGCATCGCCCTCACCGCGCGTTCATCGAATAGCCCGCACGCCCGCGCTTTAACGACGTTTGCAGACATCCAAAGGGTCATCTTGCTGAAGCTGCGGCGCAGGATGAAACTTCCTGGCCGCCAGTTCGTTGAAGAACACAGGCGAAGGACAACCCTCATGGATGCCGCTCAGTTCCGATTGCCAGTGAGAATAGTCGTCGCGCCCGATGAGTCGGTGCGCGAGATTTACAGTGCCGAGGAGGCGCTGGAGTTTCTCATGATCTGGCCTCATCAGGATGGTCCGATCTATGAGCGTGCGATGAACGCGTGTTTTTCCGCGACGGTCGATGAGGATGCACGCGCCGAGGCCGAGCGATGCTTCTTGGGCTTTGCGCGCGCATCCGGCATCCTCGCACGCGACATGATCCGCGATGTCCTGAATTTCGAAGGTGAGAACCTCCATCTGCCGACCTGA
- a CDS encoding TetR/AcrR family transcriptional regulator produces MFDYVEFLEQKLAEAGNARKTTRTELQIEIATATLLRSKAYHSISVNMIAEQANLAHGTFYRYFAGKRDVVAKTLADYFEFVRTTRPAVPPGASDLEAIEIGNRNYVRCFRQNVGLMRCHFHLKDEDDLIAQVGRDADKGMSERIIRRIRRGRIVSDAELPELRLRTYCLISMVDELLLKIYGQTNPPLAEFADDPDMVASTVSRLWHAALYETEPLSAGR; encoded by the coding sequence ATGTTCGACTATGTCGAATTTCTGGAACAGAAGCTTGCGGAAGCCGGTAATGCGAGAAAAACCACCCGGACCGAGTTGCAGATCGAGATCGCGACGGCGACGCTGTTGCGTTCGAAGGCCTATCATTCGATCTCGGTCAACATGATCGCCGAGCAGGCGAACCTCGCCCACGGAACGTTCTACCGCTACTTTGCCGGCAAGCGGGACGTCGTGGCCAAGACGTTGGCGGACTACTTCGAATTCGTGCGCACGACGCGCCCGGCCGTGCCCCCTGGCGCTTCCGACCTCGAAGCGATCGAGATCGGAAATCGCAACTACGTCCGCTGCTTCAGGCAGAATGTCGGCCTGATGCGGTGCCACTTTCACCTCAAGGATGAAGACGATCTCATCGCCCAGGTCGGGCGCGACGCCGACAAGGGCATGTCCGAGCGCATCATCAGGCGCATCCGGCGCGGGCGCATCGTCAGCGACGCCGAGCTTCCCGAACTGCGCTTGCGCACCTATTGCCTGATCAGCATGGTCGACGAACTGTTGCTCAAGATTTACGGCCAGACCAATCCGCCTCTCGCCGAATTTGCCGACGATCCCGACATGGTCGCGTCGACCGTCTCGCGCCTCTGGCACGCCGCGCTTTATGAGACGGAACCGCTGTCAGCCGGGCGCTAG
- a CDS encoding DUF982 domain-containing protein, translating into MDKNRFEIPVTVKSRSTGSDELLRSPAEAMDFLLKDWPAKKGPKHRAAVQACHDAIDGGRPTSISRKALVAAAREADVFVSDKTPA; encoded by the coding sequence ATGGATAAAAATAGATTTGAAATTCCGGTGACCGTCAAATCGCGTTCAACCGGATCCGACGAGCTTTTGCGGTCCCCCGCCGAGGCCATGGATTTTCTTCTCAAGGATTGGCCGGCGAAGAAAGGGCCCAAGCACCGGGCAGCCGTTCAGGCGTGCCACGATGCCATCGATGGTGGGCGGCCAACGTCGATTTCGCGCAAGGCGCTGGTCGCCGCCGCTCGCGAGGCCGACGTCTTCGTCAGTGACAAGACACCGGCCTGA
- a CDS encoding FGGY-family carbohydrate kinase — MTQIRRVAVIDIGKTNAKVALVDLDTLSEIALRKMPNRPLAHGPYPHHDVEALWVFILDSLRELGREHRIDAISVTTHGATAVLLDADGGLAIPVLDYEHDGPDAVRRDYDAVRPPFDETGSPPLPLGLNLGAQLYWQARTFPEAFSRVASILMYPQYWAWRLCGVTAGEVTSLGCHTDLWSPARTDYSTLVDHLGWRGLFPPIRPAQDRLGPIHPAVAERTGLDPETPVFCGIHDSNASLLPHLLSRAAPFSVVSTGTWVVCMAVGTQSVPLDPARDTLINVNAFGDPVPSARFMGGREFELLAQGASSGFTDADVRAVVSQRIALLPAVQQGSGPFPAHEPRWTGRAPTLEERAVAISFYLALMTATCLDLVGAQGETIVEGAFAGNEPYVAMLAAATGRTVYAQAGRSTGTSIGAALLAAGSEIRKTDGHEVSPVVPDEALRDYADAWRAAIAAWRV, encoded by the coding sequence ATGACGCAGATACGCCGCGTCGCCGTCATCGATATCGGCAAGACCAACGCGAAGGTGGCGTTGGTCGACCTCGACACGCTGAGCGAAATCGCGCTGCGCAAGATGCCGAACCGTCCGCTCGCGCATGGCCCGTACCCGCACCACGACGTCGAAGCGTTGTGGGTCTTCATCCTCGACAGCCTGCGGGAGCTTGGCCGCGAGCACCGGATCGATGCGATCTCGGTGACGACGCATGGTGCGACGGCAGTGCTTCTCGATGCCGATGGAGGGCTGGCGATCCCGGTGCTCGACTACGAGCATGATGGGCCGGACGCGGTGCGGCGCGACTACGATGCGGTGCGACCGCCATTCGATGAGACGGGTTCGCCACCGCTGCCGCTCGGTCTGAATCTGGGTGCGCAGCTTTACTGGCAGGCGCGGACGTTCCCCGAGGCGTTCTCACGTGTGGCCTCGATCCTGATGTATCCGCAATACTGGGCGTGGCGGCTTTGCGGTGTCACCGCCGGTGAGGTAACGTCGCTCGGCTGCCACACGGATCTCTGGTCGCCCGCGCGCACGGACTATTCAACGCTGGTCGATCATCTTGGATGGCGAGGGCTGTTTCCCCCGATCCGACCTGCGCAGGACAGGCTGGGTCCGATCCATCCTGCTGTGGCGGAACGGACCGGGCTCGACCCTGAAACGCCTGTGTTCTGCGGCATTCATGATTCCAATGCCTCGCTTCTGCCTCATCTTTTGAGCCGCGCGGCACCGTTTTCCGTCGTCTCGACGGGAACCTGGGTCGTCTGCATGGCGGTCGGCACGCAGTCCGTGCCGCTCGATCCGGCGCGGGATACGCTGATCAACGTCAATGCATTCGGCGACCCGGTGCCGTCCGCGCGGTTCATGGGTGGCCGCGAATTCGAACTGCTGGCGCAGGGCGCGAGCTCAGGTTTCACGGATGCGGACGTTCGTGCGGTGGTAAGCCAACGCATCGCGCTTTTGCCGGCCGTCCAGCAAGGCTCTGGTCCGTTTCCGGCGCATGAGCCGCGCTGGACGGGGCGCGCGCCGACGCTGGAGGAGAGGGCGGTCGCCATCTCGTTCTACCTCGCGCTGATGACCGCAACCTGCCTCGACCTCGTGGGCGCGCAAGGCGAGACGATCGTCGAGGGCGCGTTTGCGGGTAATGAGCCGTATGTCGCTATGCTGGCTGCGGCCACGGGCCGGACTGTCTACGCGCAGGCCGGCCGCAGCACCGGTACGAGCATCGGCGCTGCGCTGCTGGCGGCTGGATCGGAAATACGCAAAACCGACGGGCATGAGGTTTCGCCGGTCGTCCCAGATGAAGCCTTGCGCGACTATGCCGATGCATGGCGTGCAGCCATCGCTGCGTGGCGCGTGTAA
- a CDS encoding HWE histidine kinase domain-containing protein — protein MPSRRIADLVLESAIDYAIITMDLEGLITSWSKGAEAIFGWAEDEMIGRHAEIFFTPEDRQNGIIDREMRDALQKGRGNDERWHLRKDDTRFWASGEMLPLHDGGPTEGFLKIVRDRTEQKKARELQAMLNQELSHRLKNQLGMVQAIVNQSLRRADDIEQARKAIGDRLGVLGRAHELLLTGYGERAAVRTVIEKSVNLREDGHASQFSLSGPNLEVGPRAALSLALILHELTTNAFKYGSLSLPEGLVEIRWTIADLGGEPVFQLAWQEQNGPRVTIPTSMGFGSRLINNGISGATNSVETEYNPEGVRCTIRVSLSDFQSEN, from the coding sequence ATGCCGAGTAGACGCATAGCTGACCTCGTTCTCGAGAGTGCGATCGACTATGCCATCATCACGATGGACCTCGAAGGCTTGATCACCTCCTGGAGCAAGGGCGCCGAGGCCATCTTCGGCTGGGCGGAAGATGAGATGATCGGCAGACACGCCGAAATCTTCTTCACCCCCGAGGACCGCCAGAATGGAATCATCGATCGCGAAATGCGGGATGCGCTCCAGAAAGGGCGCGGCAACGACGAGCGCTGGCATCTGCGCAAGGACGACACCCGCTTCTGGGCGAGCGGCGAAATGCTGCCATTGCACGATGGCGGCCCGACCGAGGGTTTTCTGAAGATCGTTCGCGACCGCACCGAGCAAAAGAAGGCGCGCGAACTCCAGGCCATGCTCAACCAGGAACTGAGCCATCGGCTGAAGAACCAGCTCGGCATGGTTCAGGCCATCGTCAACCAGTCCCTGCGCCGTGCCGACGACATCGAACAGGCACGGAAAGCAATCGGCGATCGGCTGGGCGTCCTGGGGCGCGCGCACGAATTGCTGCTGACGGGCTATGGCGAGCGCGCTGCCGTCCGGACCGTCATCGAAAAATCGGTCAATTTGCGTGAGGACGGCCATGCCAGCCAGTTCTCGCTCTCCGGCCCCAATCTGGAAGTCGGCCCCCGCGCGGCGCTATCCCTCGCGCTCATCTTGCACGAATTGACCACCAACGCGTTCAAATACGGCTCGCTTTCGCTACCAGAAGGCCTTGTGGAGATTCGCTGGACTATCGCCGACCTCGGCGGTGAGCCGGTGTTTCAACTGGCGTGGCAGGAGCAGAATGGCCCGAGGGTCACAATCCCAACATCGATGGGGTTCGGCTCGAGACTGATCAACAACGGCATATCGGGCGCAACCAACAGCGTCGAGACGGAATACAACCCCGAAGGCGTCCGCTGCACGATCCGTGTGTCTCTGTCCGACTTCCAGTCCGAAAATTGA
- a CDS encoding ABC transporter ATP-binding protein — protein MTNTVHRGSSIEFRKVRKTYGSFVALEEFSMTVAPGEFMTLLGPSGSGKTTALNCLAGFIDIGEGDILIDGVSIARVPTEKRGIGMVFQNYSLFPHRTVMGNVAFPLEMRGMGKAEIRTRSLKALEMVRLDGLADRMPHELSGGQKQRVAFARAVVFEPRVLLMDEPLGALDLKLRETLQLEIKQYQRQIGCTVIYVTHDQGEALTLSDRLAVMEKGFIRQLGTPQDLYDRPSSRFVAEFIGSNNIFKVLGSQGASVSMEGIGPIEITGRALPSAGYVALRPEHMRRTPQGRVVTRLEQAVFFGNSIRYVLTGADGKEISLIEPRTQGTQMPEPGSEVRFDFDDESLIYLPE, from the coding sequence TTGACGAACACCGTTCACCGAGGTTCATCCATCGAGTTCAGGAAGGTCCGCAAGACCTATGGCAGCTTCGTTGCGCTCGAAGAATTTTCCATGACCGTGGCGCCCGGCGAGTTTATGACGCTGCTCGGCCCCAGCGGGTCCGGCAAGACGACGGCCCTGAACTGCCTGGCGGGTTTCATCGATATCGGCGAGGGCGACATCCTCATCGATGGCGTGTCGATCGCGCGTGTGCCGACCGAAAAGCGCGGTATCGGCATGGTGTTCCAGAATTATTCGCTGTTCCCGCACCGCACCGTGATGGGGAACGTCGCCTTTCCGCTTGAAATGCGCGGGATGGGGAAAGCCGAAATTCGCACCCGTTCGCTCAAGGCGCTCGAGATGGTGCGGCTCGACGGGCTCGCAGACCGGATGCCGCACGAGCTTTCCGGCGGCCAGAAGCAGCGTGTCGCCTTCGCGCGCGCCGTCGTCTTCGAGCCGCGTGTTCTCCTGATGGACGAGCCGCTGGGAGCGCTGGACCTCAAGCTGCGCGAGACGCTGCAACTGGAGATCAAGCAGTATCAGCGCCAGATCGGCTGCACGGTCATCTACGTCACGCACGACCAGGGCGAGGCGCTGACGCTTTCTGATCGGCTCGCGGTGATGGAAAAGGGCTTCATCAGGCAGCTCGGCACGCCGCAAGACCTTTATGACCGGCCGAGCTCGCGCTTCGTGGCGGAGTTCATCGGGTCCAACAACATTTTCAAGGTTCTGGGCTCGCAAGGCGCCAGCGTCTCCATGGAAGGCATCGGGCCGATCGAGATCACGGGGCGGGCGCTGCCGTCGGCCGGCTATGTGGCGCTGCGCCCGGAGCATATGCGCCGCACGCCTCAGGGCCGCGTGGTGACGCGCCTCGAACAGGCTGTCTTCTTCGGCAACTCCATCCGTTACGTGCTGACCGGCGCGGACGGAAAGGAAATCTCGCTCATCGAGCCGCGCACCCAGGGCACACAGATGCCCGAGCCCGGCTCTGAGGTGCGGTTCGATTTCGACGATGAGAGCCTGATCTATCTGCCGGAGTGA
- a CDS encoding ABC transporter permease, translating to MIMRRPTLLLLLAPAVLLAGLLFVLPLFGVMRLSIFDESGFTLGPIAELVNSRVAVVVLERTFVLAASVTAICLILGYPAAYFMSGLKPKTRAYVTYLILLPFWISILIRTYTWIVILGREGIVNKGLGLLGVAPVQVLYTDLAVHIGMVQILLPIVIITCLAAMLDIEKDLMKAARSLGASRSQAFWKVFFPLSVSGAATGGLICFILSLGFFVTPALLGGRRSIIIANLIDLQVHQTLNWGFAAVLATALLAVTLTCLGLFWLVMRRRVEFTGAGLGR from the coding sequence ATGATCATGAGAAGGCCGACCCTCCTGCTTCTGCTCGCACCGGCTGTGTTGCTGGCCGGCCTTCTTTTCGTGCTGCCGCTCTTCGGCGTGATGCGTCTCAGCATCTTCGACGAGAGCGGCTTCACGCTCGGTCCCATTGCGGAACTCGTCAATTCGCGCGTCGCGGTCGTGGTTCTGGAGCGAACCTTCGTGCTCGCGGCATCCGTGACCGCGATCTGCCTGATCCTGGGCTATCCGGCCGCATATTTCATGAGCGGGCTGAAACCGAAGACCAGAGCTTACGTGACCTACCTGATCCTGCTTCCGTTCTGGATCAGCATCCTCATCCGCACCTACACCTGGATCGTCATCCTTGGCCGCGAAGGCATCGTGAACAAGGGCCTCGGGCTGCTTGGCGTCGCGCCGGTGCAGGTGCTCTACACCGACCTTGCCGTGCACATCGGCATGGTGCAGATTCTGTTGCCGATCGTCATCATCACCTGTCTCGCGGCAATGCTCGACATCGAGAAGGACCTGATGAAGGCCGCGCGGTCGCTTGGTGCATCGCGGTCGCAGGCGTTCTGGAAGGTGTTCTTCCCGCTGAGCGTCAGCGGTGCGGCGACCGGCGGGCTGATCTGCTTCATTCTGAGCCTCGGCTTCTTCGTCACGCCGGCACTTCTGGGCGGACGCCGCAGCATCATCATCGCGAACCTGATCGACCTGCAGGTGCACCAGACGTTGAATTGGGGCTTTGCCGCCGTTCTCGCAACGGCGCTTCTGGCAGTCACGCTGACATGCCTGGGGCTGTTCTGGCTCGTCATGCGCAGGCGCGTCGAATTCACCGGCGCGGGGCTTGGCCGATGA
- a CDS encoding glucoamylase family protein, with product MTLLEDGVTADSSAAPAGRKRSTDGQDVSHFADHALLDLVQRQTLRYFWEGAHPVSFLARDRQRLHGDRPNDLISVGGSGFGIMAVIVGVERGWIDRSAALSRLLTSMEFLASAARHHGMFPHFMDGRDGRTIPFRRKDDGADIVETAFLFQGLICAREYFAGTSPDERLLRERIDALLVDAEWSFFTRGENRLYWHWSPKYGWAMNFPVQGWNECLVAFVLAAGARDHAIDPEVYHQGYAKGPAFLNGHDYYGTRLPLGMPFGGPLFFAHYSFCGLDPRGLVDRYADYFEQNLAHTRINHRHCVINPNGHRGYGPDCWGLTASHGPGGYVAYAPDHDRGVIAPSAALCSFPYMPAEAMQALRGFFARPSHRIWGRYGFIDTFCDDRDWYARTYLAVDQGPTVAMIENHRSGLLWKLFMGAPEIRRGLSRLGFSSPAHS from the coding sequence ATGACCCTTCTGGAAGACGGAGTGACGGCCGATTCCAGCGCGGCACCCGCGGGACGAAAACGTTCAACGGACGGCCAGGACGTATCGCATTTTGCCGACCACGCGCTTCTGGATCTCGTGCAGCGGCAGACGCTGCGCTATTTCTGGGAAGGTGCGCATCCCGTCAGCTTCCTCGCCCGCGATCGGCAACGGCTCCACGGTGACCGCCCGAACGATCTCATTTCGGTCGGCGGTTCCGGCTTCGGCATCATGGCGGTCATCGTCGGCGTCGAGCGCGGCTGGATAGACCGCTCCGCTGCCCTGTCCCGCCTGCTGACAAGCATGGAATTTCTCGCCTCGGCAGCGCGTCATCACGGCATGTTCCCGCATTTCATGGACGGACGCGACGGCAGGACCATCCCGTTTCGGCGCAAGGACGACGGCGCCGATATCGTGGAGACGGCATTTCTGTTCCAGGGCCTCATCTGCGCGCGCGAATATTTCGCCGGCACGTCGCCCGACGAACGCCTGTTGCGAGAGCGGATCGACGCTCTCCTCGTCGATGCGGAATGGTCGTTCTTCACCCGCGGTGAAAACCGGCTCTACTGGCATTGGAGCCCGAAATATGGCTGGGCGATGAACTTCCCCGTCCAGGGTTGGAACGAGTGTCTGGTCGCGTTCGTCCTTGCTGCCGGCGCTCGCGACCACGCAATCGATCCCGAGGTCTATCATCAGGGATATGCCAAGGGGCCAGCTTTCCTGAACGGCCACGACTATTACGGAACCCGCCTGCCCCTCGGCATGCCGTTCGGCGGTCCGCTGTTCTTCGCGCACTACTCGTTTTGCGGGCTCGATCCGCGCGGGCTTGTCGACAGATACGCGGATTATTTCGAGCAAAACCTCGCCCATACGCGCATCAATCATCGGCATTGCGTGATCAACCCGAACGGCCATCGAGGCTATGGGCCCGATTGCTGGGGCCTGACCGCGTCGCATGGACCGGGCGGCTACGTCGCCTACGCGCCGGATCACGATCGCGGGGTGATCGCGCCGAGTGCCGCGCTGTGCAGCTTTCCCTACATGCCGGCGGAAGCGATGCAGGCGCTGCGAGGTTTTTTCGCCCGCCCTAGCCACCGCATCTGGGGCCGATACGGTTTCATTGACACGTTCTGCGACGACCGGGACTGGTATGCGCGGACCTATCTCGCGGTAGATCAAGGCCCAACAGTCGCGATGATCGAAAACCACCGGTCAGGCCTCTTGTGGAAGCTCTTCATGGGCGCCCCCGAAATCCGCAGAGGATTGTCGCGACTGGGCTTCTCCAGCCCTGCGCATTCGTAA
- the rhaM gene encoding L-rhamnose mutarotase, translating to MADKIAFTMKLKPGCRDEYKRRHDAIWPELHALLKEAGVSDYSIHLDAETDILFAVMWRARDHGMADVPNHPVMKRWWAHMADIMETKPDNEPISTPLETVFHME from the coding sequence ATGGCCGACAAGATCGCGTTTACGATGAAACTCAAGCCGGGCTGCCGCGACGAATACAAGCGCCGGCATGATGCGATCTGGCCCGAACTTCACGCGCTTCTCAAGGAGGCGGGCGTCTCGGACTACTCGATCCATCTCGATGCCGAAACCGATATCCTGTTCGCGGTGATGTGGCGGGCAAGGGATCACGGCATGGCCGATGTGCCGAACCATCCGGTGATGAAGCGGTGGTGGGCGCATATGGCAGACATCATGGAAACCAAGCCCGACAATGAGCCGATATCGACGCCGCTCGAAACTGTGTTCCATATGGAATGA
- a CDS encoding ABC transporter permease, whose protein sequence is MRRALAVYFVVLTGFLILPLIFLVPISLSESQFLEFPPSSLSLRWYAAFFQDPTWVSAAVLSFRVGIGATAVSLVFGTLASIALVRGDFPGKGVLTAIFIAPLILPTVVLALALYIVFLRWQLVDNVFALTLAHAIVAMPYVVMIVSASLRRFDTTIERAARVLGAGPVKAFMLVTLPYLVPSMFAAGILAFFASFDELIITLFISGGAQTLPVRIWNDLGLKLDPTVPAVAVMLTALSIVGMGIGELIRRRNEQRYQSATPPEA, encoded by the coding sequence ATGAGACGCGCGCTTGCAGTCTATTTCGTCGTGCTGACCGGCTTCCTGATCCTGCCGCTGATCTTCCTCGTTCCGATCTCGCTGTCCGAGAGCCAGTTCCTGGAGTTTCCGCCAAGCTCGCTGTCGCTGCGCTGGTATGCGGCCTTCTTCCAGGATCCGACGTGGGTCTCGGCCGCGGTCCTCAGTTTCCGTGTCGGCATCGGCGCGACGGCCGTCAGCCTCGTCTTCGGAACGCTCGCCTCGATCGCGCTGGTGCGCGGGGATTTTCCGGGGAAGGGCGTTCTGACGGCGATCTTCATCGCGCCGCTGATCCTGCCGACGGTCGTTCTGGCGCTTGCGCTCTACATCGTGTTCCTGCGCTGGCAACTCGTGGATAACGTGTTTGCCCTGACGCTCGCGCACGCGATCGTGGCGATGCCCTATGTCGTGATGATCGTCTCCGCCAGCCTGCGGCGGTTCGACACGACTATCGAGCGGGCGGCGCGCGTTCTTGGGGCCGGGCCGGTCAAGGCCTTCATGCTGGTGACGCTGCCCTATCTGGTGCCGTCGATGTTCGCAGCCGGCATTCTCGCCTTCTTCGCATCCTTCGACGAACTGATCATCACGCTCTTCATCTCCGGCGGCGCGCAGACGCTTCCCGTCCGCATCTGGAACGATCTGGGGCTGAAGCTCGATCCGACGGTTCCAGCCGTCGCCGTGATGCTGACCGCGCTCAGCATCGTCGGCATGGGCATCGGCGAGCTGATCCGTCGGCGAAACGAACAGCGCTATCAATCCGCAACACCTCCCGAGGCGTGA
- a CDS encoding ABC transporter substrate-binding protein: MANLTRRAFNIAAASTALAAMTARAYAQSDVTIVVNGSGGSLAEVLKKLFEDPFTEATGIKVRSTAPVSLPKLKAMVESGNVEWDLTELNGDDVVLATEAGWLEPIDYAIVDPKNELPEVAKLPTAMVRASYSTVIAFRTDRFPADKLPKTWSDFWDVEAFPGPRSLENSPKGNLEFALLADGVPLDQIYPIDVDRAFAKLDELKDHIPVWWDNGAQHVQLLVDAEVNMTSCWNGRITPLKDEGKPVDISWDGGALMLSYLGIPKGAKHPKEAMEFMKFRMDPVASAAFVKVIPYPGFVPGMMELLEPEFVATLPTAPANAEVQFPFNSEWWAKNLEEVQNRWNEWLLI; this comes from the coding sequence ATGGCTAATCTGACAAGACGTGCATTCAATATCGCAGCCGCTTCCACCGCGCTGGCCGCAATGACCGCCCGCGCATACGCGCAGAGCGACGTGACGATCGTCGTCAACGGATCAGGCGGTTCGCTGGCGGAAGTGCTGAAGAAGCTCTTCGAAGACCCGTTCACGGAGGCGACTGGCATCAAGGTGCGCTCCACTGCGCCCGTCAGCCTGCCGAAGCTGAAGGCGATGGTCGAGTCCGGCAATGTGGAATGGGACCTGACCGAACTGAACGGCGACGATGTCGTGCTGGCGACCGAAGCCGGCTGGCTCGAGCCGATCGACTACGCGATCGTCGATCCGAAGAACGAACTGCCGGAGGTCGCAAAGCTGCCGACCGCGATGGTGCGCGCATCCTACTCCACCGTGATCGCCTTTCGCACCGACCGTTTCCCGGCCGACAAGCTGCCCAAGACGTGGTCCGATTTCTGGGACGTCGAGGCGTTCCCCGGACCGCGCTCGCTGGAGAATTCGCCAAAGGGCAATCTCGAATTCGCGCTTCTCGCCGACGGCGTTCCGCTCGACCAGATCTACCCGATCGACGTCGATCGCGCCTTTGCCAAGCTCGACGAGCTGAAGGATCACATTCCGGTCTGGTGGGACAATGGCGCCCAGCACGTGCAGCTTCTCGTCGATGCCGAGGTCAACATGACCTCATGCTGGAATGGCCGCATCACGCCTTTGAAGGACGAGGGCAAGCCCGTCGACATAAGCTGGGACGGCGGCGCGTTGATGCTGTCCTATCTCGGTATTCCGAAGGGGGCCAAGCATCCGAAGGAAGCGATGGAGTTCATGAAGTTCCGCATGGATCCGGTCGCGTCCGCCGCGTTCGTCAAGGTGATCCCGTATCCGGGCTTCGTCCCGGGCATGATGGAGCTTCTGGAGCCGGAATTCGTCGCCACGCTGCCGACGGCGCCGGCCAATGCGGAAGTCCAGTTCCCGTTCAACTCGGAATGGTGGGCGAAGAACCTCGAAGAGGTTCAGAATCGCTGGAACGAATGGCTGCTCATCTAG
- a CDS encoding ABC transporter permease, whose protein sequence is MTTTDLASAAGRGRHLPDRLDRPWGSALLSWEMLLVVVAVAIFILNSLASPYFLNAWSLSDLTFNFVEKGLIALAMALLIISGEIDLSVAAIIALASTIMGMAVQAGVGTPGLVLIGLGVGLVCGAFNGGLVTRLGLPSIVVTIGTMSLFRGISYIILGDQAYRGYPESFAFFGQGYVWWVISFEIVLFVLMAVVFWFLLHRTSFGRTVFAIGNNPIAAAFSGVRVERVKFILFCLTGLMAGVASILLTSRLGSTRPSIAQGYELEVITMVVLGGVSILGGSGSIVGVVLAAIIMGLVTFGLGLLNVPGIVMSIFIGLLLIVVIALPILWQRFRAARAG, encoded by the coding sequence ATGACGACAACCGACCTCGCAAGCGCGGCCGGCCGTGGCCGCCATCTGCCGGACCGGCTGGATCGGCCGTGGGGGTCCGCGCTGCTCTCATGGGAGATGCTGCTCGTCGTGGTGGCCGTGGCGATCTTCATCCTCAACAGCCTTGCATCGCCGTATTTTCTCAATGCGTGGTCGCTGTCGGACCTCACCTTCAACTTCGTCGAGAAGGGGCTGATCGCGCTCGCCATGGCGCTGCTGATCATCTCCGGCGAGATCGATCTGTCGGTCGCCGCGATCATCGCGCTCGCCTCGACCATCATGGGCATGGCGGTGCAGGCGGGCGTCGGGACGCCGGGTCTCGTGCTGATCGGCCTCGGGGTCGGGCTCGTCTGCGGCGCCTTCAATGGCGGGCTGGTGACGCGGCTCGGGCTACCGTCGATCGTCGTGACGATCGGCACGATGAGCCTGTTTCGCGGCATCTCCTACATCATCCTCGGCGACCAGGCCTATCGCGGCTATCCCGAGAGCTTCGCCTTTTTCGGGCAGGGCTATGTGTGGTGGGTGATCTCGTTCGAGATCGTGCTGTTCGTCCTCATGGCGGTGGTGTTCTGGTTCCTCCTGCACAGGACGAGTTTCGGGCGGACGGTCTTCGCGATCGGCAACAACCCGATCGCGGCAGCATTCTCCGGCGTGCGCGTCGAGCGGGTGAAGTTCATCCTGTTCTGCCTGACGGGGCTGATGGCGGGTGTCGCCTCGATCCTGCTGACATCGCGCCTCGGGTCTACACGGCCCTCGATCGCGCAGGGGTACGAGCTCGAGGTCATCACGATGGTGGTGCTCGGTGGCGTCTCGATCCTCGGCGGATCGGGGTCCATCGTCGGCGTGGTGCTTGCGGCGATCATCATGGGGCTGGTGACGTTCGGCCTCGGCCTGCTCAACGTGCCGGGTATCGTGATGTCGATCTTCATCGGCCTCTTGCTGATCGTCGTGATCGCGCTGCCGATCCTGTGGCAGCGATTTCGCGCCGCGAGGGCTGGCTGA